Proteins from a single region of Engystomops pustulosus chromosome 5, aEngPut4.maternal, whole genome shotgun sequence:
- the NR1D2 gene encoding nuclear receptor subfamily 1 group D member 2 isoform X1, whose product MENNAGGVIAYISSSSSASSPSSCHSESSNSSFQSSSSSLPSSPSSSASEGSSGGSSGGSSGGSSGNGNGRSDLPCGSLTTTEESQNNQQVDTLCIKTTYTSAAILTKGHGGVNTKFNGMILLCKVCGDVASGFHYGVHACEGCKGFFRRSIQQNIQYKKCLKNESCSIMRMNRNRCQQCRFKKCLSVGMSRDAVRFGRIPKREKQRMLLEMQTAMKTMMNSQFGSSGHQEALPDYQASPSHLPHMALPVQEKVETSCHKYPDKSPTPATSSLPPPPPPSSDVSKEDVIGTVTRAHRETFMYNQEPSELRNEAVYRMESGMNNVKNMTRSNNIHINGLNTAHCPASESQNYPNGKHQDNNAMAYSNIHAVCYSNEQNINVPNGFCHKGGSNGAVFDVSQADRMNGFLSRRGRRMHLVCPMSMSPFMDPNKSGPQIWEEFSMSFTPAVKEVVEFAKRIPGFKDLSQYDQVNLLKAGTFEVLMVRFASLFDAKERTVTFLSGKKYSVDELRSMGAGELLNSVFEFSQKLSALQLSEEEMSLFTAVVLVSADRSGIENVNSVEALQETLIRALRTLIMKNHPNEASTFTRLLLKLADLRSLNNMHSEELLAFKIHP is encoded by the exons GTGGTGTAATCGCATACATCAGCTCCTCAAGCTCAGCCTCCAGCCCTTCCTCCTGCCACAGCGAGAGCTCCAATAGTAGTTTCCAGTCTTCATCCTCCTCTCTTccatcctcccccagcagctctgcttCTGAGGGCAGCAGTGGTGGGAGCAGCGGCGGAAGCAGTGGTGGGAGCAGTGGAAATGGGAACGGCAGAAGTGACCTTCCATGTGGGAGCCTCACCACCACAGAGGAATCTCAGAACAACCAGCAGGTGGACACACTGTGCATAAAAACAACCTACACTAGTGCAGCGATCCTAACCAAAGGCCATGGTGGAGTCAACACTA AATTCAATGGTATGATCCTCCTGTGTAAAGTCTGTGGAGATGTAGCGTCTGGGTTTCACTATGGAGTCCATGCTTGTGAAGGCTGTAAG GGTTTCTTTCGAAGAAGCATCCAACAAAACATCCAGTACAAAAAGTGCCTCAAGAATGAGAGCTGTTCTATCATGAGGATGAACCGAAATCGCTGCCAGCAATGTCGTTTCAAGAAGTGTCTGTCTGTCGGCATGTCAAGAGATG CTGTTCGCTTTGGTCGCATTCCAAAACGTGAAAAGCAGAGAATGCTGCTGGAGATGCAGACTGCCATGAAGACCATGATGAACAGCCAGTTTGGTAGCTCAGGACACCAGGAAGCACTGCCAGATTACCAAGCTTCACCTTCACATTTGCCACATATGGCCCTTCCTGTTCAAGAAAAGGTGGAAACCAGTTGTCACAAGTACCCAGATAAAAGCCCCACTCCTGCAACTTCTTctcttcctccaccacctcctccatcatcagaTGTTAGCAAAGAAGATGTCATTGGTACAGTAACCAGGGCTCACCGGGAGACTTTCATGTATAACCAGGAGCCCTCTGAACTCAGAAATGAAGCAGTCTACCGGATGGAATCAGGAATgaataatgtaaaaaatatgaCCAGGAGCAACAATATCCACATCAACGGTCTTAATACTGCTCACTGTCCTGCTAGTGAAAGCCAGAATTATCCAAATGGAAAGCATCAAGACAACAACGCCATGGCTTATTCCAACATCCACGCTGTATGTTACTCCAATGAACAGAATATAAACGTTCCCAATGGTTTCTGCCATaaaggaggcagcaatggagCCGTGTTTGATGTATCTCAGGCAGATCGTATGAATGGCTTCCTGAGCCGTCGGGGAAGAAGAATGCATCTG GTTTGTCCGATGAGCATGTCTCCATTCATGGACCCAAATAAATCAGGACCTCAGATCTGGGAAGAGTTTTCAATGAGTTTCACCCCAGCTGTAAAAGAGGTTGTTGAATTTGCCAAGCGCATTCCAGGATTTAAAGACCTTTCCCAGTATGACCAGGTTAACTTACTGAAGGCGGGAACATTTGAG GTATTGATGGTACGGTTTGCGTCACTGTTTGACGCAAAGGAGCGTACTGTTACCTTTCTTAGTGGGAAGAAGTACAGTGTGGATGAGCTGCGCTCTATGGGAGCTGGGGAGCTGCTGAACTCTGTATTTGAATTCAGTCAGAAGCTTAGTGCTCTGCAGCttagtgaggaggagatgagtttGTTTACAGCAGTTGTCCTCGTTTCTGCTG ATCGTTCTGGTATTGAAAATGTAAATTCTGTTGAAGCGTTGCAAGAAACTCTGATCCGTGCACTGAGAACTTTAATCATGAAGAACCATCCCAATGAGGCCTCCACCTTTACCAGACTCCTCCTGAAGCTGGCAGACCTGCGCTCGCTCAATAACATGCACTCCGAGGAACTTCTGGCATTCAAAATTCACCCGTAG
- the NR1D2 gene encoding nuclear receptor subfamily 1 group D member 2 isoform X2 has product MENNAGGVIAYISSSSSASSPSSCHSESSNSSFQSSSSSLPSSPSSSASEGSSGGSSGGSSGGSSGNGNGRSDLPCGSLTTTEESQNNQQVDTLCIKTTYTSAAILTKGHGGVNTKFNGMILLCKVCGDVASGFHYGVHACEGCKGFFRRSIQQNIQYKKCLKNESCSIMRMNRNRCQQCRFKKCLSVGMSRDAVRFGRIPKREKQRMLLEMQTAMKTMMNSQFGSSGHQEALPDYQASPSHLPHMALPVQEKVETSCHKYPDKSPTPATSSLPPPPPPSSDVSKEDVIGTVTRAHRETFMYNQEPSELRNEAVYRMESGMNNVKNMTRSNNIHINGLNTAHCPASESQNYPNGKHQDNNAMAYSNIHAVCYSNEQNINVPNGFCHKGGSNGAVFDVSQADRMNGFLSRRGRRMHLVCPMSMSPFMDPNKSGPQIWEEFSMSFTPAVKEVVEFAKRIPGFKDLSQYDQVNLLKAGTFEIVLVLKM; this is encoded by the exons GTGGTGTAATCGCATACATCAGCTCCTCAAGCTCAGCCTCCAGCCCTTCCTCCTGCCACAGCGAGAGCTCCAATAGTAGTTTCCAGTCTTCATCCTCCTCTCTTccatcctcccccagcagctctgcttCTGAGGGCAGCAGTGGTGGGAGCAGCGGCGGAAGCAGTGGTGGGAGCAGTGGAAATGGGAACGGCAGAAGTGACCTTCCATGTGGGAGCCTCACCACCACAGAGGAATCTCAGAACAACCAGCAGGTGGACACACTGTGCATAAAAACAACCTACACTAGTGCAGCGATCCTAACCAAAGGCCATGGTGGAGTCAACACTA AATTCAATGGTATGATCCTCCTGTGTAAAGTCTGTGGAGATGTAGCGTCTGGGTTTCACTATGGAGTCCATGCTTGTGAAGGCTGTAAG GGTTTCTTTCGAAGAAGCATCCAACAAAACATCCAGTACAAAAAGTGCCTCAAGAATGAGAGCTGTTCTATCATGAGGATGAACCGAAATCGCTGCCAGCAATGTCGTTTCAAGAAGTGTCTGTCTGTCGGCATGTCAAGAGATG CTGTTCGCTTTGGTCGCATTCCAAAACGTGAAAAGCAGAGAATGCTGCTGGAGATGCAGACTGCCATGAAGACCATGATGAACAGCCAGTTTGGTAGCTCAGGACACCAGGAAGCACTGCCAGATTACCAAGCTTCACCTTCACATTTGCCACATATGGCCCTTCCTGTTCAAGAAAAGGTGGAAACCAGTTGTCACAAGTACCCAGATAAAAGCCCCACTCCTGCAACTTCTTctcttcctccaccacctcctccatcatcagaTGTTAGCAAAGAAGATGTCATTGGTACAGTAACCAGGGCTCACCGGGAGACTTTCATGTATAACCAGGAGCCCTCTGAACTCAGAAATGAAGCAGTCTACCGGATGGAATCAGGAATgaataatgtaaaaaatatgaCCAGGAGCAACAATATCCACATCAACGGTCTTAATACTGCTCACTGTCCTGCTAGTGAAAGCCAGAATTATCCAAATGGAAAGCATCAAGACAACAACGCCATGGCTTATTCCAACATCCACGCTGTATGTTACTCCAATGAACAGAATATAAACGTTCCCAATGGTTTCTGCCATaaaggaggcagcaatggagCCGTGTTTGATGTATCTCAGGCAGATCGTATGAATGGCTTCCTGAGCCGTCGGGGAAGAAGAATGCATCTG GTTTGTCCGATGAGCATGTCTCCATTCATGGACCCAAATAAATCAGGACCTCAGATCTGGGAAGAGTTTTCAATGAGTTTCACCCCAGCTGTAAAAGAGGTTGTTGAATTTGCCAAGCGCATTCCAGGATTTAAAGACCTTTCCCAGTATGACCAGGTTAACTTACTGAAGGCGGGAACATTTGAG ATCGTTCTGGTATTGAAAATGTAA